ACGAAACTGCTATATGTACTCGTAACGGATGTAAGGCAACACATACTCATGCATGGGATTCTGGAACAATAACTACAGAGCCAACCTGTACAGCAAAAGGAGAAAAAACATATCATTGTACCTATGAAGAAAATGGAATTTGTACAGCTACAAAAACAGAAGCTGTAAAAAAACTTGGGCATAGGTATATCCTAATAAAAAAGGAGGCCCCAACTTGTGAAAGTGATGGCATTCTTTACGGTAAATGTAGCCGCTGTTCAAAGACAATCACTAAGCAAGATGCCAAAAATCCAGCATTAGGACATGATTGGAAAGACAATGGGGATGGAACCGCAACATGTAGCCGAGAAGGTTGTGGAAAGAAGCATACACATGATTTAGATTCAGGAACAACAACAGTAGCACCAACTTGTACAGTCACTGGAGAAAAAGAATATTGTTGCACTTATACAAACTGTCCTTATAAAAAAACAGAATCTTTAAAGGCAACCGGTCATAAAAACAAAGAAACTAGAAATTATAAAAAGCCGACTTGCCAAGCAGAAGGATATACTGGAGATATCTATTGTAAAGATTGCGGAATACTACTTTCATCTGGAAAAGTAACTAAGAAATATGACCATGACTGGGATGGTGGTAAAGTTACAAAAGAAGCTACCTGTAAGGAAGAAGGAATCATGACCTACACATGCGAAAACTGTGATGAGACAGAAACAGTTAGCATTAAAAAGACTGCACATAATTACAAAATAATGGAACAGAAGGATGCTACATGCACAGAAAATGGATATTCGATTTCTGCTTGTCAGACCTGTAATGATAAGAAAAAAGAAGAAATTGTTGCAAAGGGTCATTCCAAAGGAATTAGAATATACGGGAGATACCTATTGCCGTATTTGTAAGACCCTTTTAGAAGAAGGAAAGATTCTTCCAAAGTTAGAACATCAGTGGAATGATGGCACAGTAACAAAAAGAGCTACTTATGAGACAGCAGGAGAACTTACATACCGCTGTAGGAAGTGTGCAGCGAAAAGGATAATTTCCATAGAAAAATTAGCTTATCCAAAGGCAGGTACATCATATACTATTTCTGGAAACGAGTATAAAGTATCAAAACCAGGAGCAGAGGTAATTCTTGTTAAAACAAGTAAAACTACCAAAAATGTAACCGTTCCTGCACAAATTTATGCGCAAGGAATAACCTACAAGGTAACATCCATTGGAGCGAAAGCCTTTAACAATAATAAAAAACTTACAAAAGTAACGATTGGAACAAATATTGTAAAAATCAATAGCAACGCATTCTTTAATTGTAAGAATCTAAAAACTGTCACCATAAAATCTGTGCACTTAACAGGAAAAACTGCAAATAAAAAAGCTTTTAAAAATGCTCACAAAAAGCTTGTTATTCGAGTGCCTAAGAAGGTAAAAAGGATTTATAAGAAGATTTTTAAAGGGCTAAAAGTAAAATAGTAAGAAGATTACTAATGAAAAAAGGTCAGAAAATGCTGGCCTTTTTTCATTGAAATAAAATATTTCTAAATTATAAAGTTGAAAACCTAGAACGTAAATAGTAGATATATAAAGCGGTTAAGATGCTCTTATCCTTACAACTATTCGTTAAAGTTGGATTTCGCGAATAGTTAGATTGCTCTTCTGATTACCTTAATATTGGTTAATAAGTTTTTAGACACTCAAACATCTTTTTAATCTTCCTTGCACCATTGTTTATATTCACTTAATCTTCTTATAAAACCATCGAATTCAGGAACAGTAAAATCTAATTCTTTGTATCGAATTGGATAAATAATTCCTTTATTAATTAACTGCGCTCTGATTGTAGAAATAGAGTTTACATTTTTGTGTAAATTTTTTGCTACATTTGATATTGTGCAAGGTAATTCACCGCATTTAACCATTGCAAATAAAAATCTTTTATCGCTTTGAGAACATCTTTCATATCTTGTTTTAAAAAATCCAACATCAAGTATCGAAAAAAAATCATTAATGCTTGAATCAACTAATTCTTTATCTATTAAATGATCATTCATTTTATTATATACGATCTGGCATAATTGCTGGATAAAAAAAGGATATCCTTTTGTTATTTCAATTATTTCATTAACAGCTGCTTTACTATATCTGACGTTAAATTTTTTAGCTGGTTCTTCAATCGCTTTCTGAGATTCATCAGGAGTCAATGAGCCGATTTCTTTGTACATGAATAATCTTTCTGAGTAGGATTTTTCCTCAGATAACATTTTATATATTTTAGGAAGTCCTGCACCAATTATCATAATAGGATAACCTAATTGGTTTGCTCTATGCAAGGCAGCAATTAGAGCCCCTAATTCTTTTTGCTTCATATATTGAATCTCGTCAATAAAAAAGCAAATTGGTGTTCCTGTTTTTGCTCCTAACTCTCCAATACTTACGAATACCTCTGTTAAACTCTGTGTTAAATTTCCAGATGTATACAGTTCTCTTTCCTGCATAGATACAGAAAAAGTATTATCGTTTGGATTGAAGGATATGATTAAGGATTTAATAGCATCTAATGGTTTTTGTATTAAATGTTTAAATTTCTCTATTGTACTTACCTTTCGGAGAAATGCCTGTGAACATTCTGCAATCTGTGAAATAAAATCATTTCTTTCTTCAATTTCGATATGTTTACAAAAGATTTTCTTTTCTGCTGCAATCGACTCTAATTTATTAATCAGAACAGTTTTTCCAACCCCTCGTAATCCACTGAAAATAACAGATTGAACCGGTATATTCATTATTAATGCATCAAATATTTGTTCTATATTAGTAATATCTTTTTCTCTTCCAGCTATATACCCTGGCATTAATCCAGCACCTG
This Anaerobutyricum hallii DNA region includes the following protein-coding sequences:
- a CDS encoding leucine-rich repeat protein: MQRVIPKELEYTGDTYCRICKTLLEEGKILPKLEHQWNDGTVTKRATYETAGELTYRCRKCAAKRIISIEKLAYPKAGTSYTISGNEYKVSKPGAEVILVKTSKTTKNVTVPAQIYAQGITYKVTSIGAKAFNNNKKLTKVTIGTNIVKINSNAFFNCKNLKTVTIKSVHLTGKTANKKAFKNAHKKLVIRVPKKVKRIYKKIFKGLKVK
- a CDS encoding ATP-binding protein, with the protein product MFKINPYRPGAGLMPGYIAGREKDITNIEQIFDALIMNIPVQSVIFSGLRGVGKTVLINKLESIAAEKKIFCKHIEIEERNDFISQIAECSQAFLRKVSTIEKFKHLIQKPLDAIKSLIISFNPNDNTFSVSMQERELYTSGNLTQSLTEVFVSIGELGAKTGTPICFFIDEIQYMKQKELGALIAALHRANQLGYPIMIIGAGLPKIYKMLSEEKSYSERLFMYKEIGSLTPDESQKAIEEPAKKFNVRYSKAAVNEIIEITKGYPFFIQQLCQIVYNKMNDHLIDKELVDSSINDFFSILDVGFFKTRYERCSQSDKRFLFAMVKCGELPCTISNVAKNLHKNVNSISTIRAQLINKGIIYPIRYKELDFTVPEFDGFIRRLSEYKQWCKED